cagcccaggcacatgaaaagctcaagtctcagcctcagcacacaccaagtgggccccagaagtggatttctgcactatctatctcaatttactcattttttgtaaacataggttactagtttagtatttaaacaacttttagagatttattttgtacctcatgacattttagatctgaaatttatatctttgacggcatgagtctctaaactccattgttgggggtgaggagctctgctgtgtctcgatggattaatgcaattatttctgttttctattcaaacacgcttgtttctatctaagatattcattcgcactttaatatgaatgtgatgatccgtgacactcatcaccattctcaatctatgaacgcgtgcctaaaAACCACCTCCTTTCTACCTTatattgaatgagtatctcttggattccttaatcagagtcttcgtggtataagctagaatccattggcagcattcttgagaatccggaaagtctaaaccttgtctgtggtattctgagtaggattcagggattgaatgactgtgacgagattcaaactcacaagggttgggcgtagtgacagacgcaaaaggatcaatggatcctattctagcatgagtgagaaccgacagatgattagccgtgcggtgacagcgcacctggaccattttcactgagaggacggatggtagccattgacaacggtgatccaccaacacacagcttgccataggaggaacctagcgtgcgtgaagaagaagacaggggaaaagcagagattcagaagacaaagcatctccaaaactctaacatattctccattactgcataacaagtattatttaatccatgctttttatttactaccaatcaacactgagaattattattatcctgactaagagttacaagataaccatagcttgcttcaagccaataatctccgtgggattcgacctttactcacgtaaaggttacttggacgacccagtgcacttgctggttagtggtacgagttgtgaaaagtgtgatttacaatttcgtgcaccagtaacCACTGGAAATAGATTGATAAACAATAAAAGAtaactaaaaatataagaatTGAAATCGAATAAAATATATATCGAAAAGAATAggttgaaattaaataaaaatatttttttatttaattttttgttttaataagaGAGGGACTATTCAACCTAATTTGTTCATATCATAGTTTGAAAATTGAATCGAACGGACTCACTCAATCTCACTTGTCCACATTACGATTTCATTACAAAACCAAAAAGTGCTTTGACACtcctataatttttttatgttacgATTACAATAGTTAATGAGGCATTTATAACCAGGATGGATCCACTCTTTATGGTGTAGGGGCAAGCGCCCTACTACAATTTGGAATTTTATTGAgtagtatatataataatatttatttgctcctattaaattattaaatttgaccccacaataattttttattcaacttTCGATACTTGATAGCTAATTTAATAACTTCATATTAGATATCCATTATAATGATCAagtttcaaatttaaatatgattgaTGTTCTTTCTTAAAAATCGATTCGAAAGAATATTATATATCCAtttgtatttcttcttttaaaattaGCTTTAGTTTTTTTCATAATAACTACACTAATTAAATGAActttttcaactatgaataATATCATCAAGAGCTAATTGTATGAAAGTTGAGTTTTAAATGATTGTTTAACGACATAtacaaaaaaagatattttaattatattgtcaaggttttaaaatatgaaatataaaaaattaaattttaaattatatgttattatttaaattattattttagtattttaatttgtaattagatattttgaaacctaatcatattttacaataacaaaatataattataacaacGATTATGCTACGTATACATAAAATAATCACTTGTATAgaataaatcttaaaatacaaattttaaaatataaaatatacattaaaaataaattaaataatatatgtatttatacacaaatttaTAGTAGATAATTTAAtagctaattttttatgtaaatgtaatatttttattataaaaattattatcatcttatatatatttcgtctccactatcaaaattttctggatccgtcactatttataatcttttattagattaaaataaaaaaattctaaacccACAAAcataaatcctaatttaataattaaatagacaaaatcaaaatatactaaaataaattaaatattctaaaaatataaaataataacttcTATATAATACTGAACTCTTCATATCTAGAGCATGTATCATAGATTATCAACGATGATTAAGAATGTTAATTCGTACAATGGGTTAGATCAACAAAAAAAGGTTATCGGCTGGTGGTGAAAATGGGCGAGCTGTGAAGACGTTGTCGTTGGAGAAAATCTGCTAATAGCAGGTTGGTTATGTGCGGAAAGTTGTCTACTCAACACTGATAACTATGACCTAAGTTAGAAGCCGATTGTGTTGTTAATGGGTTGGTAATCAGTGACGAGGGGGAATAAAGTGAGATTTGTGCGTGTGAAGGGCAGTACATAATAACGTGTATTGTAAGACCAGACTGTTAGAGTTAATGGTGTTTGCTTCAGAATCCGAAGTAGAACATGGTAATCACAAGTGGCCATGGTTAGTGATTTCGGAGTGCACCAGAGAGAGATTGAGATTGAAGAAGAGtggtttgatttttttttcttttttttggatttttttatagtttgtttgaaaatttttaatagtataatttgaattgaattttaatgtttaaaatgaattagtaaaattatagaattgaattgaatttcaatatttaaaatgtttatcaaataaattaaagttttatattagacaatcttattttttattaatataatattatatttaaataataaatatatttatatattaaattatataaaataattaaaaaaatatattttttaattaatttttttcaattaaaatttgttcacttcttttttaaaaaaattagattaatttaaaaatattaaatttaaaaaatattattattaattaaaaaattaaatagttcTTTATAGTTGATTCCAATGATAAACCAATAATAGAAAACAAACATGAACTATAAAAACTAACTTGTTGAGTGATCTAATGACATAGTAAGTAAAAGGAGTAGTTATTAAcgataaattataataattaatttatgttattaaaATGGAACAAAATTATACCATTTTTTGTTAATGTCATGATTAATACAACTTCACATGAAATATTCAAATGTATTGACAAATGCTTAGTGTTATTAATCTAAgttaaatacataaaatatatacGTATGGATAATTGTTTTAGATTTATATAGTAGactttttaaaagaaatatgtatatattatattaagtgatttgaaagaaaagaaaagaaagaaaagagaatgaagatgGTGAGAGAAGAGAATATATGTATTAAAAAGTGGATGCATTAAgagaatatgaataaaaaagttaatgaataattaaataataagaatattttaaataaaattttaatggaATACAATTTTAAATCAGATTTATTTGAGTTggaattaattttaaaataaaataataaaattaaattaaattttatgtaaactaatttaattatttttgttttaaatattgAAATTGTATTCACTGAAGAGTTTTTAAACATTctattaatgatttttttttttgctgcacatGGATTTGGTTGTTTTTGTCAATTGTGgaataacatttttattttgattttttttttaacaaaaaattccATGATTTGAGATCAAATTACACCAGCAAATATTTACCATCATTTTTGCTTATTAACAACATGGAACCCAAAGTCAAAAGACTCCCAGCCATCCGTGTAAAAGATTAATTGGTGAAAATCTTATAGCCATTGTAACCACAACAAAGTTGCAACCAGCACAAAATGcactttttaatttattgaaaatatttagTAACAAAAAAATCTGTTAAAATTAGTcataatttatcttatttattatttattaattattgcgataattaataaatattaaataagacaaatttttattattttttttatctcctTAACATTATcgttaatttatattaaatagtACTTTTAGTTAGTATGTTTAACGCTTTTAGTCTAATACTCTAAATACCATACGATTACTCTATTAGCCAatacttttaattatttttaactaactattggccaaaaattaataaattatattaaacttATAGCATTACTGATCATTAGGaacttaaattaaaaatattaaacactAAAAGTAAACACTTTTCACAATACAAGAACAAAAAAAAGTAAACCAAACTAGAAAAGTTAGATCATCACCAAGTGTACAATACGAAACCGATTAATTAAAGTAGTCTAGGCTAAACTAAATTAAGCATGGTAAAATCCAGAGTTACTCTAAGCTAAAAcatcagagagagagagagaagggtgGGTTGATGGTTTTTCAGTATTTGAAAGTCAATACCCGAACCTAAGAGTGATCCTTCCTAGTTGAAGTTGTAACTTTGCAAAGATACTCTAAGGTGCGTTCATTGACTTGTTCTGAAAGCTGCTATCTTGATTCTTCTAACTGCAAAGCATCAAAAGAAAATATAGCTCTTAGCTTGTACTGCTATGTGTAATtcataatgataataatatcGTAAGTGCTTAATTTACCATTAGCTAGCTAGGAAGCAAGGTTGTGAAATGAGGTAGTGTCAGAAATGACAGCAGCTTTGATTCTTTCAACGGTGCACTTAATTAAAGTGTTAACAGTGGCGACTGAACCCAGGGATAGCTTGGCGGTTGGGGCGGAGTCAACCAAGATCTGAAACGCAACCGTGAGGAGAGACCCTCCAGAAGATGCAGCAAGGCCATCAGGAAGAATCGCAAAACCCGAGGGAAGCAGGGCCAGGTAATCTGGATCCCCGCCACTAAGAATTATATTCATGGCAGCCATGTCCACGGGTGCATATACCACATAGGATCCACTGCAGTCTGTACAACTCTCCTGAAGTATCAGCATGTTGCTTTGGCTCGAATTCACACTCTACAGTACATATACGCAATTAATTAATTGTATGAATAAAGAAGGCAAGGCAAGGTAATTGAGAAAGTTAATTACATTGACGCGAAGCAGAGAAAGCACGTTGGCAGAGCTTGCTATGTGTGTGATTTCTTGAACAAGGCCTCGGTTGGAGAGGATATCCCACTGGCTTCGGGAGTTCTGATCTCTGAGGAAATGAAAGAGAGTGTTGGGAGGAACAGGGAGGGAGAAGGAAGTGGCAGCGCAGAGGACAATGCCAGGGGGTCTGCCAGGGTCGTCCATGCTCTTCCTCGTCATAACCCTCACATCATCCATATCCGACGACAGAGTGGTCCATGCATGTGCCGTGGAAGCTCCCACTCCAGTGCAgaagctcatcaccattctctcTGCCAACTTCAGCATGCTCCTCCTTCCCTCCGCACTCGTACCACACAGCTCCCCTGCTCCTCCTCCTATGTAACTCGCAACACGTTCGCATTGTCTCTCTAACGTCGCCATCCACCTCTTAGCTCCAAAGGCCAGCCCGCACTTCACCAATGGCTTGTAGAGTGTATGCACGCCTCTGTCATCCACTTCTACATGCTCAATCCATGTCACCTTGGAGTAGCCGTTTGGGAGTTCTTCAATTAAGCAGCCAGAGGGCCTTCTTCGGCTGCTTCTTCGGCTTCTGCTCTCATTCTCCAACGACACATCTACCACTGTCCATCTCCCATCCGAATGTTCCTTGCAGTACCTTACGAAATAGTTCTCTCTGCTTGGAACAAGAGGCGATGCCACCTGGAACTCAGCCGACAtctgataataataataataataacaatcatcatcaaattaattgtttcattttcttaattaattagtaGTAGATGAGTGTATATAATATACCACTTGCAACGCTCCGTTATAGTTTCCTGCCACTCCGGTTGAAAGCACTTCAAGTGTCAACGCTCTTGACACAATACCACAGAACATTGTTGACCATTGATTCTGAAAAAATTGAAAGTTTAATCAATTCATCAACATATTCCAATCCACAAACAAACTAAAATGTTGAAGTTGGGATTTGGGAACACCACTCACCACATCCATTAGTATCTCAACCAGTTTAGTGTGATTCATGATAATCACCGCGGATTCTCTTGAGGATTCAGATCTCAAGCCCAACGCTTTTGGGCCTATAACTCTAGGCGGGAAGGTCCTCAAGTATTCATCTTCGTTTAGAATCTCAGTACAGTGCTGGTTGCTTTGGACCCACAAAGGATCTCCAACCTGAGCTAGTCTTGTTAGTTCCTCCATAGCTGCCACAGCAAGCTCCACAATCCTGGGTTTGTCCGAATCACAAGGAACTGGGAACGGCCTCAGAAGCTCACTGCCGCCATACATCTCTCCAACCATGCCGCCGGCTGAGGACTGTGATCCTCCACCATAGCTACCAACTCCAAGATCAAGCGAGCGAGAATGTGGAGCCATGTGATTGCTATTGTGAGAGGAAGTCACTGGCTTCCCAACATATTTCTCCGCTATTCCCGAAATCCTATCAATCTGATGACCCAAGTATTGAACAGAAAATTAAGAATGAAAAATTTACAACTAAGTAGGAGCTGATGAGGAAGATGCATGATATGATGTAGAGCAACGTACCTCTTGTTTGAGACGAGCGTTCTCAATCCGGAGGTGCTGCTCGTCAAAGGACATTTCACCAAGGGCAGCAGGTCCTCCACAGTTGGGGCAAGTAGCATTGCTTAGGGCCTCCTTGTATCTGCTGTTCTCGGCACGAAGCTTCTCATTCTCAGCCTTTAATATAGCGTTCTCGTGCCTCTCATGTTGTGCCTTCATCTGTGTCCGCTTGTTTTGGAACCAAAACTTTACTTGCAATGGCTCTAATCCCAGCTCACGGCTCAGCTCCTTTCTTTGCTTGTCATCTGGGTGTGGACACTGCTTGAAGAACCTGACGGGCAGAATTCAAGTTCAAAACAATATGCcaatattatatcaattaagCAAActgaaaatacaaaataaaatggaGATCAAAATCTGTGTGTGTATATAGAATGGTCCTCACGCTTCCATTTCTTGTATCTGGTGCTGTGTGTGGCGATGGTAACCCTTCTTCTTGGGTCGTTGGTTGGGATCTTGCTCATCATCACCGGATGGAGCTTCCATGACGATCTCAGTAGCAGATTTAATGTCAAAGAACTCATCATCTCCGGTCCTTATTCCCAAATCACTCTCATTGTGAGACGATGACATATCAAGCATCATGTGCTGCTGATGAGAATCGAACACGTTCGTGGGAAACATGGACTCAGCAAATCCTTTAAATTTCAGAAATGATCGAAAAGCCACCGGTTTTCTTCTTCTAATCTGATGCCATATATAACAGGAATAATGAATGCATATGTAGGTTCTAGTATATATacagaaaggaagaaaaatgtTAGATAGGTAGGAAGTGTTTGTTTTTCTTGTACCCACGACTCAGTAAATGGTACTACCCATGcatataaaataagaaggaaaatgTTTGAAATGGCTGTTCAATTGCAAGTTAAGTTGACCATTATATGAGCTTGGGGGCCGGGGAAGGAGGAATGGGTGCAATATGATGCTAATTAGAAATAACTTTTGGCTTGTCCTTAGCATTACAAATACATGCAAGCAATCAAGACTTTGAAACTTGAAATAAAAACAAGGTATGGCAATAAATCAGAAAAAGACAACAGTGTGAAAAGTTGACAACTATAGAGGATGATGACGATACGAGTATGTGTAACGCTTGGTAGCAAAGTGGGAAGTGGCAATAATAAGCAAGCAGCGTGAACCGCTCTTAAATTCTCTCTCTACATAGATAGTGCGTAATACATACGTAATGGTAACCTAGATACATATGGAGTTAAGAAAGGCAAGTCAAAGATGAATAGACAATGAATGCGAAAGCAAAATGGATAGGGAAGAGAGGGAACCTTAAGCGTTAATGGAGGAACCTGAGAGACGTTGAAGGTTACCGTTGTGGGTCACCGGAGATTTGTTTGTGTGGGAATTAGGGGACTTGATGGGGTTATTATGTTGCTCTCTCCGGGCCGGGCTGATTGAGACGTACCCACGAATAACACACACACGGattcaataactcttctctCTATGTAGCTAGGGCTTAATTAAGAAGAAACAGAAATTGGTGGGGACTGAGTagtgaggaggaggaggaagaggaggattGAGGCCAggagaagaaaaacaagaaagtaaaattaaatGAAGAAGCTATatttggaggatggaaaggagtATTTGGCAGGAAAGGAAAGAAGTAATTAATTGCAGAGGGTGTAAATGCATTTATGGACAGACGTATGGTATAAATGATGCAGATAGATAGACAGATATATATGAAGAAGATAGAgatagaaaaacaaaacaacgAACTTGTGGTGAACTCAATAGCTATTACCTCCAGCAACTTATTAGTTCTTACAATTCTAGATACAAGATATAAGATTTCGTAATTAATTTTTCAGAAAATGATAGGTATTGTGTAACTATTGAAtcattagtattattattattatcaagtCGACCTACTCAATCAAATGTTCGTGGAACCGGAAAGAAATTGGCGCATAAGATTCTCTTCGAATTCATATCATGACCTCTGTGATATTTATTTTGTCCCCACTGAGTTACTTGCAGCGACAACGGCGAAGGCTTAAGAGAACGTACCAATCATTTATTGTTGCCTCTTGTACGTGCCCACTAAATATTTCTAGAATAAAAATCTTAGTACACGGTCTTCgttaaacaaataataatactATTAGGTTATGTTTAGCAGTTTTTGGAAAATAAAACATGATTTATAATAAGAAAAGTATAGATAAACAAAGAAATTGtgtaatatttttactttttttaattatttcctCATGTCACTAATTTTTTGCCGCTCCCTTCACTTTTATTCTCTCAAACATACATATTAAGCAAATAATATATAGCATGTTGTCCATCTCAGAAAACACTAACAACGTAACAATATTTGGGCTGTATTTTCTAAACCTGCTCTCAGCTCATCTTGGTGTTCTCATAATCTCATTGCaaagtttttaattaaattaatgtaCTTATTAGGAGAGGAAAGTGAATGAAAGAATATTGCATATGCATATAGCTAGGGTATAGCTTAGGGAGGGATATGACAGAAAAATATACAGATTTCGTATCTTACTTCATTAGTGTAGTTACGTACTTACGTGCTTACATTTCATTCCATCATCTTCTTGTACATGAGGAAATTATCATGCTGGGCCACTTCTTGAGTTGAGTAGGTgcttcaaaataaatttttaaaccattctttttctttcattaaaTTGTTGCtaatcagaaaataaaaaataacatgaCTACATTACTAAAGAACATTAATTATCGTTGATTTTACTGTCagatttaatattaaatattattgataGTTTTATTAGTGACTTTTAGTGACAGTTGCAACACTAAATTCCTCATCGACGAGAGGTTATTGtcggatatatatatatattttcgaACCAAGTCCAACAATAACAAATGGCGCGAAAACAAATATAGTTGGCGCGCATATTAGAGTTtgatttaaaattgaaaaaatccATTGGTAAGACTATTAAATAGAATGCGACATTTTGGCCACAGACCTAACGTTATCGGCAATTTTTTTTGCCAATTAAATGGACTCTAAATTTGAATTTGCGAACCCTTCCTTCTATTTCTACAACACTATCAACATCACTtctcttcctttctctttctccctcgCCGTCAGCCCTACCATCGTCACCATTCGTTACCATTTCGCTGTCACCAATCCCCACGACTCTAGCCATTGTCGCTGTTATGAGGGGCATCCACCAGGAGCTTGTTTCTCGCCTGCGACTTGCTGTTTCCGTCGTTTGCCGTCACCGACACTTGTTGCCGTCAGTTGCGACGCTACTCTTCTTCTTTCATCTAGGTATGTTTTCTTCCCTTCCTTCTTCCATTTTTTTACATTGTTGCCATTTGCTAAACCCTAACTCTACAATCTTCTGCCCTAGTGTCTACTACCATTGCCACCACACCGAAAAAGTTTTTTGTGCCGTCATTATCCAAAGTATATGAATTATTATAAAACTGTGATATATGATAAATTTAAAGTACTTTGTTTAGAGTAATTAGTTTTGAGTAattatgtaattttattttttaattaagacATAGAAATTTAATTCTCATTTATAAATCATATGTTGTGAAATTGTGATATATGGTTAATTAGCTATGTTTAGAGTAATTAGGGTTTAAATTATATTAGATTAAGATTTAGGATAATTAGGATTTAAATTATATTAGGTTTGGATTTAAATTATCTTAAGTTGATTAATTTAGTTTATAACTAATTAGAATAATTAGTTAGATAAATTACTTTAgagtttattttaaaattgaagttAGACTAATTTAGacttaaatttttgttaattaagtTAACTTTGTTATTAATTAAGATGTTGGGATTAGGTTAATTAGTTTTACAAATGtacttaatttttatttaataatttttataatttactaactttatttttattttagaatttttttttgtttgaactTCATTTAGTTTTAACCGTAGGttgtttgtatatatatatatatatatatatatatatataaattcttgTTTGTTTGTGGAAGATTTTTAGTGGGGTTATTATAAACCTccataatatattttaatagtGACTATTTTTAAAACCTCCCTAAATCATTAACAATAACTCCCATAACTCAATCAATACTAAAAAAAACTTCTAGCCCAAATAAATATCAGcccaaaacaagaaataaaaaaaagaacatTTAGAACTAGGCttcgagagagagagagagagagagagaggaaccTCTGTGAAACCCTAAAATCTCCATGTCACTGTCGCCTTTCATCTCCTTGCCGCCGTCATCTCCGATCCTCCGTCAAAACGTTGCCGCTGGAGTTATGAATG
The genomic region above belongs to Arachis stenosperma cultivar V10309 chromosome 5, arast.V10309.gnm1.PFL2, whole genome shotgun sequence and contains:
- the LOC130980564 gene encoding homeobox-leucine zipper protein MERISTEM L1-like encodes the protein MFPTNVFDSHQQHMMLDMSSSHNESDLGIRTGDDEFFDIKSATEIVMEAPSGDDEQDPNQRPKKKGYHRHTQHQIQEMEAFFKQCPHPDDKQRKELSRELGLEPLQVKFWFQNKRTQMKAQHERHENAILKAENEKLRAENSRYKEALSNATCPNCGGPAALGEMSFDEQHLRIENARLKQEIDRISGIAEKYVGKPVTSSHNSNHMAPHSRSLDLGVGSYGGGSQSSAGGMVGEMYGGSELLRPFPVPCDSDKPRIVELAVAAMEELTRLAQVGDPLWVQSNQHCTEILNEDEYLRTFPPRVIGPKALGLRSESSRESAVIIMNHTKLVEILMDVNQWSTMFCGIVSRALTLEVLSTGVAGNYNGALQVMSAEFQVASPLVPSRENYFVRYCKEHSDGRWTVVDVSLENESRSRRSSRRRPSGCLIEELPNGYSKVTWIEHVEVDDRGVHTLYKPLVKCGLAFGAKRWMATLERQCERVASYIGGGAGELCGTSAEGRRSMLKLAERMVMSFCTGVGASTAHAWTTLSSDMDDVRVMTRKSMDDPGRPPGIVLCAATSFSLPVPPNTLFHFLRDQNSRSQWDILSNRGLVQEITHIASSANVLSLLRVNSVNSSQSNMLILQESCTDCSGSYVVYAPVDMAAMNIILSGGDPDYLALLPSGFAILPDGLAASSGGSLLTVAFQILVDSAPTAKLSLGSVATVNTLIKCTVERIKAAVISDTTSFHNLAS